From a region of the Plodia interpunctella isolate USDA-ARS_2022_Savannah chromosome 13, ilPloInte3.2, whole genome shotgun sequence genome:
- the LOC128675046 gene encoding uncharacterized protein LOC128675046 isoform X1: protein MAAGALLLMAALAALAAAHAARFGDRLAPRVPAAYAPRNAPSEHHYTDAEYEDTYEQDYEEHNLSVEEEEAQAETEPPPRRPARTEAHRLEMSTEYFVVPERTSSSTRPPTSTKILATSPIPVLHNTTIITALPQPTHGILRLETWAVPILALACVTMITLGGFEAFVVWGASRKAPSQRHLLLGQTLLFGLLSCAATAALFAITPTAFTCGAVRFGTGVSYVIVFASLLVKCVFLLSLNGGVYLPAAYQGLLLFFAVMIQVAIGAQWLGGSPPRVVNGGRCDAALSDLLLSLSYGAFLIAVVCGIALRSRGIRDNYREATHIAGAGGATAAVWVCWVAAALGAPERHKDACVAAGLLATCAVVFALMFAPKGRRLAALGREGRWDADREEGLSSLGAGGSGYSPSFFHFKPVKYGMVSAAAPAPALPPALDRKEPPAQPADLYGAMFAGTTHLHSRPLCSPPHYPLHPLMHYQYNYPPFHYLLPPGVMVRPEEGNVYTSVEPTFSSNPNVFFQRTEPLHVGMMY from the exons ATGGCTGCCGGTGCGCTGCTGCTGATGGCGGCGCTGGCCGCGCTCGCCGCTGCGCACGCCGCGCGCTTCGGCGACCGCCTCGCGCCGCGTGTGCCCGCCGCCTACGCTCCGCGCAACGCCCCGTCCGAACATCACTACACTGACGCTGAATATGAAGACACATATGAACAAGACTATGAAGAACACAATCTTTCCGTCGAAGAGGAAGAGGCTCAAGCGGAAACTGAACCACCGCCGCGTAGACCAGCCCGCACTGAGGCGCATCGGCTCGAAATGAGCACAGAGTACTTTGTGGTTCCCGAAAGAACGTCATCGTCTACACGGCCGCCAACATCTACCAAAATACTTGCTACATCACCAATCCCGGTTCTCCACAATACCACTATAATAACGGCTTTACCGCAGCCAACTCATGGTATTCTAAGATTGGAAACTTGGGCAGTACCTATATTAGCGCTGGCTTGTGTGACTATGATAACACTAGGCGGCTTCGAAGCTTTCGTTGTCTGGGGGGCCAGTCGTAAAGCTCCAAGTCAGCGCCACCTCCTTTTGGGGCAGACTCTACTGTTTGGATTGTTGTCCTGTGCCGCAACAGCGGCGCTGTTCGCAATCACTCCAACAGCGTTCACTTGCGGTGCTGTGCGCTTTGGAACGGGGGTCTCATATGTGATCGTATTCGCATCGTTACTAGTGAAGTGTGTATTCCTTTTAAGTTTAAACGGCGGAGTATACCTGCCGGCAGCGTATCAAGGACTCTTATTATTTTTCGCGGTGATGATACAAGTGGCAATCGGTGCTCAATGGCTAGGTGGTTCGCCGCCTCGTGTAGTGAACGGGGGACGATGTGACGCCGCGTTGTCTGATCTCTTGTTATCATTGTCGTACGGGGCGTTCCTGATAGCAGTGGTGTGCGGCATAGCATTGAGATCGCGAGGTATCCGCGACAACTATCGGGAGGCGACCCACATCGCGGGGGCAGGCGGTGCGACCGCGGCCGTGTGGGTGTGCTGGGTGGCGGCGGCGCTGGGCGCGCCGGAGCGACACAAGGACGCCTGCGTGGCCGCGGGTCTACTGGCGACGTGCGCGGTGGTATTCGCGCTGATGTTCGCGCCAAAGGGCCGCCGCCTCGCCGCACTGGGCCGCGAAGGGCGTTGGGACGCCGACCGCGAGGAGGGCCTGAGCTCGCTGGGCGCCGGGGGCTCGGGCTATTCGCCATCCTTCTTCCACTTCAAGCCGGTGAAGTACGGCATGGTGTCGGcagcggcgccggcgccggcccTGCCACCCGCCCTCGACCGCAAGGAACCGCCCGCTCAGCCAGCCG ATCTGTACGGCGCGATGTTCGCGGGCACCACGCACCTACATTCACGCCCTCTGTGCTCTCCACCGCACTACCCTCTACACCCCTTAATGCACTACCAGTACAATTACCCGCCCTTCCATTACCTCCTACCACCAG GCGTGATGGTGCGTCCTGAGGAGGGCAACGTGTACACGAGCGTGGAGCCTACCTTCAGCAGCAACCCCAACGTGTTCTTCCAACGCACTGAGCCGTTGCACGTCGGCATGATGTACTGA
- the LOC128675046 gene encoding uncharacterized protein LOC128675046 isoform X2, translating into MAAGALLLMAALAALAAAHAARFGDRLAPRVPAAYAPRNAPSEHHYTDAEYEDTYEQDYEEHNLSVEEEEAQAETEPPPRRPARTEAHRLEMSTEYFVVPERTSSSTRPPTSTKILATSPIPVLHNTTIITALPQPTHGILRLETWAVPILALACVTMITLGGFEAFVVWGASRKAPSQRHLLLGQTLLFGLLSCAATAALFAITPTAFTCGAVRFGTGVSYVIVFASLLVKCVFLLSLNGGVYLPAAYQGLLLFFAVMIQVAIGAQWLGGSPPRVVNGGRCDAALSDLLLSLSYGAFLIAVVCGIALRSRGIRDNYREATHIAGAGGATAAVWVCWVAAALGAPERHKDACVAAGLLATCAVVFALMFAPKGRRLAALGREGRWDADREEGLSSLGAGGSGYSPSFFHFKPVKYGMVSAAAPAPALPPALDRKEPPAQPAGVMVRPEEGNVYTSVEPTFSSNPNVFFQRTEPLHVGMMY; encoded by the exons ATGGCTGCCGGTGCGCTGCTGCTGATGGCGGCGCTGGCCGCGCTCGCCGCTGCGCACGCCGCGCGCTTCGGCGACCGCCTCGCGCCGCGTGTGCCCGCCGCCTACGCTCCGCGCAACGCCCCGTCCGAACATCACTACACTGACGCTGAATATGAAGACACATATGAACAAGACTATGAAGAACACAATCTTTCCGTCGAAGAGGAAGAGGCTCAAGCGGAAACTGAACCACCGCCGCGTAGACCAGCCCGCACTGAGGCGCATCGGCTCGAAATGAGCACAGAGTACTTTGTGGTTCCCGAAAGAACGTCATCGTCTACACGGCCGCCAACATCTACCAAAATACTTGCTACATCACCAATCCCGGTTCTCCACAATACCACTATAATAACGGCTTTACCGCAGCCAACTCATGGTATTCTAAGATTGGAAACTTGGGCAGTACCTATATTAGCGCTGGCTTGTGTGACTATGATAACACTAGGCGGCTTCGAAGCTTTCGTTGTCTGGGGGGCCAGTCGTAAAGCTCCAAGTCAGCGCCACCTCCTTTTGGGGCAGACTCTACTGTTTGGATTGTTGTCCTGTGCCGCAACAGCGGCGCTGTTCGCAATCACTCCAACAGCGTTCACTTGCGGTGCTGTGCGCTTTGGAACGGGGGTCTCATATGTGATCGTATTCGCATCGTTACTAGTGAAGTGTGTATTCCTTTTAAGTTTAAACGGCGGAGTATACCTGCCGGCAGCGTATCAAGGACTCTTATTATTTTTCGCGGTGATGATACAAGTGGCAATCGGTGCTCAATGGCTAGGTGGTTCGCCGCCTCGTGTAGTGAACGGGGGACGATGTGACGCCGCGTTGTCTGATCTCTTGTTATCATTGTCGTACGGGGCGTTCCTGATAGCAGTGGTGTGCGGCATAGCATTGAGATCGCGAGGTATCCGCGACAACTATCGGGAGGCGACCCACATCGCGGGGGCAGGCGGTGCGACCGCGGCCGTGTGGGTGTGCTGGGTGGCGGCGGCGCTGGGCGCGCCGGAGCGACACAAGGACGCCTGCGTGGCCGCGGGTCTACTGGCGACGTGCGCGGTGGTATTCGCGCTGATGTTCGCGCCAAAGGGCCGCCGCCTCGCCGCACTGGGCCGCGAAGGGCGTTGGGACGCCGACCGCGAGGAGGGCCTGAGCTCGCTGGGCGCCGGGGGCTCGGGCTATTCGCCATCCTTCTTCCACTTCAAGCCGGTGAAGTACGGCATGGTGTCGGcagcggcgccggcgccggcccTGCCACCCGCCCTCGACCGCAAGGAACCGCCCGCTCAGCCAGCCG GCGTGATGGTGCGTCCTGAGGAGGGCAACGTGTACACGAGCGTGGAGCCTACCTTCAGCAGCAACCCCAACGTGTTCTTCCAACGCACTGAGCCGTTGCACGTCGGCATGATGTACTGA
- the LOC128675049 gene encoding translocon-associated protein subunit gamma — protein MSGKSNKAFTKEEELLLQDFSRNVSTKSSALFYGNAFIVSAIPIWLFWRVHALEVSTSLVWFALVTGASTWLLALAYRNTKFQLKHRVAVRREDAVAREMSRKLAEDKKMSRKEKDERILWKKNEVADYEATTYSIFYNNALFLTIVILSSFYLLRSFTPTVNYIVSLTAASGLLALLSTGTK, from the exons ATGTCTGGCAAAAGTAACAAAGCTTTTACGAAAGAAGAGGAGCTCTTATTACAGGACTTCAGTAGAAATGTGTCAACGAAGTCTTCTGCCTTATTTTATGGAAATGCCTTCATCGTCTCAGCGATTCCCATAT gGTTGTTCTGGAGGGTACACGCTCTGGAGGTGAGTACGTCGCTGGTGTGGTTCGCGCTGGTGACTGGTGCGAGCACCTGGCTGCTTGCGCTGGCGTACCGCAACACCAAGTTCCAACTGAAGCACCGCGTCGCCGTCCGCCGCGAGGATGCCGTCGCCAGGGAAATGTCGAGGAAGCTCGCAGAAGACAAGAAGATGAGCAGGAAGGAGAAGGATGAGAG GATTCTGTGGAAAAAGAATGAAGTTGCAGATTATGAGGCGACCACATACTCCATCTTCTACAACAATGCACTGTTTCTCACTATCGTCATCCTCAGCAGTTTCTACCTGCTGCGCTCCTTCACACCTACTGT TAATTACATTGTATCTCTGACGGCAGCTTCAGGACTTCTGGCCCTCCTCTCCACCGGCACGAAGTGA
- the LOC128675026 gene encoding CUE domain-containing protein 1, which yields MASTMQLEFTQAMTDFKTMFPDMDDDVIEAVLRANQGAVDATIDQLLAMSTDNQNERLRLEMERVENCTPSRSKNRKSKTENGEDSDTAALVDVDDDSIPLAVRRKWVPRMLGPLPPMFLRIPPNTDARIDLSLDMDDDKIATFLQNEEFMAELRWNQEFMAALDSEQGQKTKCHDDEAAFKERLKNMGKMSRKKFAQLSRMFSRGGSRKSATRAPPRGPPDSLLLQEEHSDEEDRPHQHSNV from the exons ATGGCGTCCACCATGCAGCTGGAGTTCACGCAGGCCATGACCGACTTCAAGACCATGTTCCCCGACATGGACGACGACGTGATCGAGGCGGTCCTGCGAGCAAACCAGGGGGCGGTGGACGCGACCATCGATCAGCTGCTCGCGATGAGCACTGACAACCAGAATGAACGGCTGAGACTCGAGATGGAAAGAGTAGAAAACTGTACACCTTCAAGAAGCAAAAATAGGAAATCAAAAACAGAAAATGGTGAAGACAGTGATACTGCTGCACTTGT AGATGTAGATGACGATTCCATTCCACTTGCGGTCCGGAGAAAATGGGTGCCACGTATGTTGGGACCTCTACCGCCTATGTTCCTGCGGATCCCCCCTAACACGGACGCCAGAATTGACCTCAGTCTAGACATGGACGACGACAAAATAGCCACCTTCCTTCAGAACGAGGAGTTCATGGCGGAACTTAGGTGGAACCAGGAGTTTATGGCAGCATTGGACAGCGAACAAGGACAGAAAACCAAATGCCATGATGACGAAGCTGCCTTTAAGGAAAGGCTGAAAAATATGggcaaaa TGTCCCGAAAAAAGTTTGCCCAACTTTCTCGGATGTTTTCCCGTGGGGGGTCTCGGAAGAGCGCCACCCGCGCCCCTCCGCGCGGCCCCCCCGACAGCCTGCTGCTACAAGAGGAGCACAGTGACGAGGAGGACCGGCCCCACCAACATTCCAACGTATAA